Part of the Catenulispora sp. EB89 genome is shown below.
GCTGGGAGGCCGACTTCCACGGGCCGATCGGGATCGGCACGCTCCTGACGGTCGACACCTCGACGCGCGTGGACGTGGCGCAGGTCGCCGCTGAGGTGCGCGCACTGCTGGCGTGAGCTCGGTTCCCGGTTGCCACGCGGCTGCCACACCATTCGCACGGAAATGCCACACCCCTTCGCCATGGTCTTCGTGACGACGTCGGCACCTGACCGCGGTCGTCGCAGACAACGTCCTTCCGAAGGGAACAGAACCATGGCGAACCTCTCGCTCGCTCTGCCGATGCGGCGCCGCTTCGTCGCGGTCGCCGTCGGCGTTCTCGCCATCGGCGGCGGCACGCTGGCGGCCACCGCGCCGGCGCAGGCCGCGACCTCGAACATCTGCGGCTACACCAACGCCCAGCCGCAGCTGTACGTCGGCAGCCAGGGCGTGGCGGTGGAGCAGGCCCAGTGTGAGATCGACGTCGCGTACGCGTTCGGCCACTCCACCGACTACGGCAGCGGCCCGTACAACGGCGTCCTCATCGACGGCGACTTCGGCCGGAACACCGAGGCCGCGGTCAAGAACTTCCAGATCCACTGCATGGGCGCCACCAACCCCGACGGCATCATCGGCCCGAACACCTGGGAGCGGCTCGACGAAGGGGTCGACTCGGGCCACTTCTGCTGAGCCGGCGCCGGTCTTTGATCGCCGGTCGCTCGGGCCGGACCCGGTGCCGCTGGTGCCG
Proteins encoded:
- a CDS encoding peptidoglycan-binding protein, with amino-acid sequence MANLSLALPMRRRFVAVAVGVLAIGGGTLAATAPAQAATSNICGYTNAQPQLYVGSQGVAVEQAQCEIDVAYAFGHSTDYGSGPYNGVLIDGDFGRNTEAAVKNFQIHCMGATNPDGIIGPNTWERLDEGVDSGHFC